The following DNA comes from Malania oleifera isolate guangnan ecotype guangnan chromosome 12, ASM2987363v1, whole genome shotgun sequence.
tctgccgcttcttccttgaggatatgaactttctgtctgcaaggatctctttaacatcatgtctgtcaggttgcactatcttcaactctgcgctgtttgactgacttctgctcaggttgttggtgttggcgttgaatggcttgaggcaattgacatgaaattgcggttttctctcctgatctgcccacttcttcatctgcttagaagctttctccagataggcttgggcaaactctgcattctttctcccttcactggtgaagatgtacgccttaggactctttcgtctgtacggctcgcccactgtgtgaggtaacagcggcagctggtctataacaagctcaaaagggctctttttggttgttgagcgcctttgggcgttgccacagaatggagccacatcaagtagttgcacgccattcttctggttgtcattgacacaatggcgcaagtactcatctagtagctctctgaatcccttcatctgttcgtctgtctgtcgatgataactcgaagagatttctagttgtgaaccgaggattctgaaaagttctgtccagaagttgccagtgaatcttgagtctcggtcactaacaatgtcgtggggaacaccccaatatttcacaatgttCTTAAAAAATAACTGTGCTGTCTCCTCGGCCGAACAGTACTTCGGTGCGgctatgaatgtaccatacttcgaaaacctgtctataataacaagtatagaccctgcgtctcccactctgggcaggttggtgatgaagtccaatgagacactttcccacggtttggacGGTACTGGTAAGGGCTCCAACAGCCCAGCCGTTTTCCTCCGCtcaaccttgtcttgttggcaagtgagacaagtttgggtataatcaaccacatcatcaagcatgtgcggccaatagtacccccgctttagtaaggccaaagtgcgctgccatcctggatgtccggcccacatggtatcatgacattccTTCAGCAATGTCTTTCTCAGATCACCTGCTCGTGGCACAAAGAGCCGGTTACCATGGGTTATCAgcaatccatcttccatccaaaactgtcgtgccttcccttcttcggtaagtttcattaagttctgcgcaactggatctttggctaagtttCATTAATCCAAAACTGTCGTGCAATccatcttttatttatttaattgatcTCTAAACTAAATCTAAGTCAATGAATCAGTAGTCTCGGTCTTCTTATATCAAAATTGGGATTGAGAATTTTGTTATGCGAGAAAAATATATTTGCACCTCTTACACACTCGTTTTTGAACGGTACTTAATTAATAATGAATTATcttcaaattgaatttaataatcaTTTATtaactcttttaaaataaataaataaattaataaataagtaaatgaaCAAATTTAAAGTAAATTAAAAATCTTAATATGATTTAGGAATGTTTAATAAGAATTCAAAATGAGGAGATTTTGTTAAATAAAACTCCCTTCAAAGCTAATATAGGTGAGTTCTAAAATACCTCATTgtcatttttaaaatcatagggacataCCCATACCAAAATAGAatttacatatttatatataataataacaataatagtaataatcaaacaaattcatcaaattttagaaaaaaaatttttttttttttactttttcgtCATCTTTTTGCAATTCTCTGAGATTTTTAAAGACCTTtttttattgtgtgtgtgtgtgtgttttatagCAAAAAACtatctacatatacacatatattgttatatatatttcaCACCAAATATATCATTAACcatatttcaacatatatatatatatatatatatatatatatatatatgctcttatcattttttatttaaattttttcaaaatcgaactaaatatataaaaaaagatGCATCATTGGTATGCGATGTGAGGTCATGAACAAAATAATGTAACAATactcctttcctttttcttttttattgtattttttttctgatgtatttttttattgtattttttgacATATTTCTCTTTTTTGTATCTTTTTCTCTTCTATATAtagtgtaataataataatcaatgtTTGAAAAGGTGTAGGCATAAGGTGAAGCATAAGCCTTAAGGCGTAAgccttttgaaaatttattttttaagataaaaatttgttaaataaattttatatatatttaaaataaaataaaaattaaaaaaatttcaaatataatgtaaaaaagaaaaagttaATGTACTTTACAAAATACTCGTTGGCTATGCAAAAAgagctaacttgaatacatgacataaatcatgacaagagatagctgtATTATTAcgaagttcaaactattttcacgACTTAAAATAAAAGTCCAGTTATTTTAGAAatgttgaggttcaagagttttaaaaataaactcatattatgacattccttttgcACAAACATAGggttaaaattttctaatcaattctaacttgagaaccACACACCCAAAATGCCGAAGGCTCGACAAAAAAGGCGCAAAAAgcatgctttttgaaaaattgtgTAAGCCGCAACATGTAGTGCGTTACCCCTTTtgaaatttggtattttagattgagcctcaaagcgtcgagccttttaaaacactgataataataacaataataataatatattttcttttattatattCGATCCCACAAAATGAGGTGTCTTGCACCACTCTTTTGTCCCAATCCATCCAAAAGCGTCTGTTCTATCCAATTTCAAGCGATGGCCACTCTTTTTTCTTTTGTAGTGCAGGTCGTAACCATGCCATCCTTTCAACACATCTTGCTCAAGAAGAAAGGCAACCAGAATCAAATATCAATGCATAGTGCATAAGAAGAAAAGCAACTATAATACCTATTATCCTACAGCATCAAAGTGTACATGCAGATGTTTCGTTTCCTGTCAATTAGACGGCAATCTCTCTCAACACCAATCAGATTGATGCTTCCACGGCCGTTCGAAATTGTGGTGGTACTCGAAGCATTGGTGGTTTAGTTTCCCCGGGATTCCCCAGCTGACCACACGCTGCCATCTGATCATCGCCTCTGCTGAGTCGCAAAAACACAATGCACCCGGCTTCAGCAAGGACATTTCGGAACCTGACCATTTTCTCTTCGCTGGTTGGTTTGAACTGGGACCCGCTGTGAGGGTTGAACGAGATGAGATTGATCTTGCAGGGAATGCCCTGGACGAGATTGATCAGCCGCTTTGCATCCTCCACGCTGCGCACCGGAATCAAATATTAATGGTGGTTGAAGTATTAGACGCAACAGGAGGAGGGGTCTTCTGGCTCAACAAACTAAACAAAAGAATGCGAAAATAGAAGCATAGGAATGTAAGaaatttcactagaggaaaaatAACTGCAAAATGGGTTTAACAAGAGAGGAGGACCCTGCTACAGTCTCAGCAATCAGACAAATTTTTGAAGGGATGAAAGCCAATTTAATCAACCCTCACAAGCAGCCAACCTGCAAACCCAGTCTCTATGTTACCTGGCACTTTAACAAACAGAACAGGTTGTTTATTGAAGTACTGAACTCCCAATTAGttcttttatcttttatttttttgggtggtGTCAGTAGCGATGGTTGGAGTGGGGGCAAATTTACTAACCATTTAAAACATGATCAAGTCAGCTAGTTCCCATGAAACCAAAGGAGCACTATAAGAATCAGTCGAGAGCAATAAAACACAAAAAAGCTGACAAGTTGATGGCCCATCAATCTAATACATAACTGGAGCAATAACTTGCAAGATAATAGCCTTCGGCTCACCTTATTCCAAGTCAAATCTCAGTTCTTAGTACAGCTCTtagaatataaggaaaaagaCTGTTATAAACATAGTTGTCAAATCGATATTCAAATTGTGAATCGAAATTCCAATTTTAGGAATCAAGAATCAAATGGTATGATTCAgtacaaaatttcaaaataagtTATAAATGAGATGCATAGAATGATATACGAACAACAAACACTATAGTAAAATAcattaaaactttaacaataaaaaaGTCATGTTTCATGTGTATCTTTCCAAGTGAGAGAGTGAGTCAAGAAATATTAGTTAAAGAAAATGAAATATTTTCTGCTTGAGGAatcgagaaaaaaaaataataaaaagatgaaTTTTTGGTGTTTGtcaacaatttaaaaataatatttgataatattatttctcaaattaaaaagataaataattaacttaaaatgataataattgaacaaactactaaaAAGAAAACCAATTTTTAACCTTAACACAATGAAACATGAGTACCACCTTATAGAGTGTTCTACCCCATTCATCCCACAGGCAGAACACGAATTGAAGAATGGATTTGTCAAGCCAAAATAAGACCTAAAGCTCTATTTTTTTTCCCCCACTCTTTTTTAGTGCAAAACTGACATAGACAATGAATGAAAAGTAGTCATGTAAAaagaaaagcaataaaaaaaatgttgtttCTAGGTTTTAAAACAATCAAGTCTGTCAGGATGATAGGTCTAGAATTGTGCTGAGTTAATGGATTCAGATTGATTTGGTGTGCAATTGAAGTGGAATTGATACAAATTGTATGAATTAAATCACGAATTGTAAGATTCTAATAACTATGGTTGcaatttgcaaatgttaaattgaaatataaggaaaagtaCCCAACTTTAGCACAAATGCAATTGTTACAAATGAACAAATTGTTGGgcttgtggagcctagttgtgtttaaTCCGGATGATGACCCGACCCGAAATAATGTCACGTCGTcttttaatgagagattttttTGGGCCCATTTTGTAGCCCATTGCCATGCGCAGGATATAAATTCATTGTTATGGTGATTAGGGTCAATTGGCCGTCGTAGTttgacagagagagagagagaaaatattgTACTGCTGCACTCTGTAttttcttcttgataatagtAAAATCCCTGCAAGTCCGTAGACGTAGACaatattgccgaaccacgtaaatactgtcttgtgcgtgtgattgatttttatttGGCGTGACtgttttctctattttgtttttcATAGGATTTGAGAATTTCGTGTTAATTCCCTTCACAAATCAATCCagtaaaaaatattaagaaaaagaaTATGTTCAAATTTAGAAGTAGCTCTTCTGAAGCTGCTTTCTTATGCCAAGGCAAGCAGAGAAGCTTATTGCCAGGGTGGTGATTAGTCTGGAATAAAGCCAGATAAGATTGTGAGGAAGAGGTGTAATCTCCAATAGTTGTGCATCAGGAATTACAGATATGCAATAAGACCAACAAAAGGAGAATGATGAAGAAGCAGCCCTACTTTACAGATTGAGTAGCTTCATGACCTGTTGGTCGCATTCTTTCACTCAATAGAAATTCAGAAGGTGTCATGACAAGTTGACAATAACCATTCAAAAATATATCACAATTTTGCTCCTCACAAATTTAGCATGCAGCAGCGTGTTGAAGGAATGATGCTAAATATGCTTTATGCATTTCATTAGCATCCAGCAGCACAAGCCAATGCAAGCAGAGCCCACATTAAAATATCAATGCCAAACAGTGGGGATAGCAGACGAGTTATCTGACCTGTCATTTACTCCAGCAAGCATCACATATTCAAATAGAACTTTGTAGTTGTGTCTACAACGAAGTTCTTCCCGAAGGGTCCCCAAAAGCAAGTTTAACTTGTACTTCCGGTTAATTGGCATAATCCAGTTCCTAACCTGAAATTTTTTTTCCCTGGGGGGTcaattctctctccttctcttccatGTGCAATGCAAGCTAGACAAATCAAAATAcggatccaaaaaaaaaaaaacaacaaaggaTACCTCATCAGTTGTTGCATTCAAACTAACTGCTAAAGCACAATTGGATTCATGGAGAAAACGTTTCAGCTGAGGAACTAGCCCACTGGTTGAAATAGTAACCTTGCGAGGACTGAAATGAAGACCTTGATCGTGCACCATTATGTTTGCAGCTTTTATGACATTTTCAATGTTTTGAAGCGGTTCTCCCATCCCCTACAAAAAATCATCTTTTCTGCATTGATTAGACAAAAAATGAAATGATGATATCTTATTTCATCCTCTTGCTTACGTTCCACATAAAATCTTGAGGGTGACATATCAAGcatgtttgaaaatttttttagggGGAGGGGGAGTGAATCCAGGTGATGAATTCAGAAGAAAAACAACTTTGTATCAACAAAATCACCAATACAATATTAATCTCCACACGAAAAGCTTTTTGCAACTATGAAAAGGACAGTCAAATAAAGACAAGCAACTTCAAAAATTACCAAACCAAATTCAATAACTAAGCATTGGCTAAACCTTGGAAATCTTAATGCCATAAGGCCTAATGATTCAATCTGAATCTCGATTCACACAACTCTGGATCTATCATATCTTGACAAATCCAACTAGTtggaaaccctaaaaacaacatttctttctttttttattgcttttatttttacaaaattacCTTCAGTTCCTTGTCTAAGTCAGTTTTGTgctaaaaaagaggagaaaatagaacttAGGTCTGATGTTGTCTTCACAAAATCTTCTTCATTCTAGGAGTATAGTGTCCTGCCATTGAGAAGAAGCAACGGAACACTCACCAGCTAAGGTGGTACCCTTGTTTCATTGTGCTGTTCAGGTTCAGAAGTTGAATTTTTTTAGTAGTCTGTTCAATTATGATCATTTTTTAGGTTAATTTCTATTTCCTTTTTAATCCGAGAAAGAAtacatgaaatatttttttaattgctaATAAACACCAAAGTCCaactttttattcatttttcttgattccttccttCAAACAACATAaagttaattttttattaatatttcctgatttattctcttacttttcatttgtttagggaaagaatacacatgaaatatgattttttatcatcaaaatttaattgtattttactatttttctagTTATTTGTATATCAATACatgcatgtcatttagaattgattttggaaatttgtactAAATCTTACGATTCGATTCTCTATTCTTGATTCCCAAAACTGGAATTTCAATTCACGATTCgaatcttgatttgacaactatggtTTTCTATGACCTAGCGAAGGAGGTTATAAAAAGATTTTGGTGATATAGTTGCAGATGATCATCCGCATTTCAGATTGTGGAGGCAGATCATGCTGGAAGGTAAAAAAGATGGACATGAGGGTCGTGATCGTCAAGCCCTCTGTGAAGATCGAGGTATGGTGACCAAAAGGGAAGAGAGGTGCTGTAGGTGTGGCAGTGCAGCTCAGATGAACAAGGCTGAGCTTCCAAAGTCAGCAGCAGTCGCCGTTAATCAGCCAGGACTGTGTGAGAAGGAGACTAGGGTTCAGATGAAGAATGCTGGACTTTCGAAGACTGCAATCATTGCCAACCAGTCAAATTTGCCTGAGAACTTGAGAAGATTGCTAGGGTTTCAATGGAGGGATTCACTCTTCTCAGAGGTTGCTAGGGCTGCACTCGGCAGGAGGATGTGAAGAGACATGACCAGGAGATATGTTTCTAGTTCTGGACCTGACCCAACTAATTGATaagaagtatatatatatatactggacCGTTCACTTCAGCAAGCCCAAGATTGAGATTTATCTGAGTTGCCCTCTAGTGAGGAGTCTAAGGGTGCTCCTCACTCGTCAGGTTCTATTCAGAAGGTAAACGGCAAAAGTCAGGATGCTGGACAGGGAAACAGGCAATCATATAAGTCAGTGCCGGATTTCAAGAACAGGAAGTACCAGATTTCAGTCCTTGGAGCTCAGGAAATGAGCAGTGGGAATGGAATAGGAGGTTAGACTTCATGCTCAGTTTCCAGCACTTCAAACTTTAAGTCAGGCTGATTGAAATCTGGAACATACCCACAATATTAACAGCTCAGAGCTTGAATTAGATTGTAGTATTAAAAATGTAACAAGCTTGGAAGAGAGTTCAAAAAATGGTGAGCTAAGATGTAAAAAATCGAGGAGCAATCATGGGGGAAATTGATTTTGACAGATTTGAGGGTAGTAAGGTGGGGAGCTAAGATGTAAAAATTGAGGATCAATTATGGGGGAGATTGATGATGTCTTGTGTCCGAATTTTGACAGATTTGAGGGTAGTAAGGTGTAGCTTGCCGGAAGATAGCTCGTATGGGTGCCAAGATGAGGAAGGTGTTTGATTTAAAGAGAGAAAATTCTGGTGCGACAGATACAAAACTTTCAAGGAGAGACACTAGAGGAGAACTTAGCATAGTGGAAGACTCTCTTACAAAGGATGAGGTTGGGTGTAGcaaagggaaaggaaagaaaagaggtTAAGAAATGGGGGGATTTTTCAGACTCAAAAAGTGATGATTTAAGAGAATTTGAATGTACTGGTGGTTATTTTTGGATGAGATTCGAAAAAAAACAATATGGGTACATTTCTCATTCTTGCGACGAAgtaggggatttatcttatgttcatcCAGCCCCATTAAAAGGTGTGGAACGAGTgtctatttttgaaaatgatgctTTGGTCAACAATTTACAGCGTAGGGATGGAATATTGCCTACTGTGGCGGAGGAAATTCACAAACAAGATCTTTTGGATAAGTTGGATTTAAAGCTGAGTGAAATTGGAGGAGATGAGATTCATTTGGATGGTAGCAAAAGTAGTAAATTGAAGGATCAAAGAGACTTAGCGAATTAGAAGAGCTAAGTAAATATGATGGGGAGGGTTTCTTGGTAATTTTATCTAGTTTCAAGGTATGATCttcaggttttttttttgttttttttgtgtgGACTGGTTCCCGCACGTCATaccttctctttttcttttttttttcctgtctaatatactttcttttattatctaaaaaaaaaaaatagataatggAATTGATTCAGATGCATGCAAGGGATGAAAGAAAGAGTatgtgatttttttaaaaaaaattcctaaaagaAGAAGTCAATGAATTGTGTGATTTCACCATCATCAGTTAAAGCAGTTCCATGTCTGAATTTGGTTCTgaataaagaaaaatgagaaaagtgAAAAGTCCAAATAGCTTCctcaaaaaataaatacatatgtacCCAAGGAAATGACCAGAGATAAAATGATCCTATTAATTTTTCAAATCACAAGTGTTTCAGAGAGAGTCCCTCCAATTGTTGGGGTCAGGCTGTGCACATCATATGCCCTCCTCAAACCGCCAAGACGACAAGAGAGGGTTTGTGCATTTGGCTGTACATGTGTTCCAGAAAACTCAAAAATCGATTCTCTACTTTACCTAAACAACTCAACTACAGCAATTAAATGATGTTCAGGCATGTTTTTTTTCTGGGCCAGGGCATTGGGTGTATGCAATTAAACTGTACCTAATTAAAGGATGCATCCAGTCCTGAATTCAACATTAGGCAACAACAGGATAAGATCAACCAACCTTATGGGGAAAAAGTTtatatttaattgaaaatatgttTAGAATCTCACACCTACCATAAACACAACATTCGTTATAGGGCCAACTTCACTTGAGAGCAAGCGCCGTGCAAACACAGCCTGCTCTACAATCTCAGCCGCAGTTAAGTGCCTCCGCAAACCCATCCTGAAAAATGGAACAATAGATCATAAATATGAGCTAATTTAGGATATCACACCTTGCAAGTATatagataataaaaaataagtgCTTGCCTCCCAGTGTAGCAGAACTGACAATTCATGGCACAACCCACTTGACTTGAAACACAAACAGTGTTCCTTCCCTTATCACAAGGTATTACAACTGTTTCTATTACAAGCCCATCATCTAATGTGAATAAAATCTGAGACCCCCTGCGAATATTAAAATTAATGAGAACGTTCTCATATAATGCAAGAAAGTGCTAGAATCAGCACAGAAGTTTGATGAGAAATTTTACAACTAAACCAGAAAGATTCATGAGATACCACTAAAACAGGCAGTATGACCGCAATTGGATAGGATTGTATCTACCTTTCTAGTACCGTCAGATGCAGTGAGAATCTCTCTTAAAGATAATGCCTTGAACTCTGCATGCTCACTCAACATTTTCTTGAAATTCTTGTTCAAACCTAATAGAGAATAAGAGAATAAGAGTAATAAAACTCAGCTGTTTGAGCAATACAGTAATGCATAGTGATGGTATTGTGCGAGATCAAATTCGCTTAGTAACCAGGCCTAAATTAAAAGATACAGAATTTACAAGAACATTGTGCTTGGAAAGAAGGAATTAAAAGAGAGTGGAAGTCCATATTTCATTTGTTTGGTAAGGTGGAAAGCTAAAAAATGAAGATGAAACAAGATTTTCCCCTCCCTTTCTCAAAAACGATTCCTCCAAAAGTGGGGGGAAATGGAAAGAAAGAGACTTGTCCATTGCTCTAATTGACTAAAAttgctttttcttcttttttttaataaaatataaaacacatTAATACATATAGAAGAAAAAATTACCGGGAAAGAAGGATGAAAAATCCTCCTAACATGGGGAATATAACAAAGTAAGTTGGACCTCACAAAGCGGATCGGGTCGGATAGTCCGTGGtggataaggcggattatcgggtgaagaaatcataatccatattcgactcgtttaagtggcggattaggcggttttgggtcggataattcatggcggatgggcggataatccgccattctcaaatataattttattaataatttattttgtgtcataataatttaagttgtataccacaacttgcaattagtttgtgtattaacttttctagtaactatatcaatcattgaATCGTTTATACTAATTAAAAACTCCTTATTCATGTAAGTAAAACAGTAAGCATTAAAAACTAATCGTTCATCAAACCTTCAACAGTTACATTTGTCCGCTGCAGATTCAAATGACGAAGACCCAACGCAAATCATCACAATAAAACTAAGGAGTGTCAAAGATCCAAAGTCAATTGTTTGAGgatcatatatgctaacaaatcagAGTCTATTGTTTCAAAAGGAGCTTATATGTCAATAATGCAGATTGTATCTCAAATCATGAGATTTatgatatcttatttattattacctATATTGTGTAATCGTGTTTAAATAACCCTACTTGTATCCTCTCTAAAGCACATAGTGTTCACAACTcaattatttgaataaaaatatcgttgttcttacaaaaaaaaaaactaagcagGTTGGCGGATATCTGCCGGATAAACCCGACCCAACCCACTAAGGAGGCGGATATGAAA
Coding sequences within:
- the LOC131143691 gene encoding uncharacterized protein LOC131143691 isoform X1; the protein is MEMGCFWIRRLWMGTSSMLLLKPSMAAAAASCATFNVTSLPSTKARTLISLVSSRHRSSSRFASSSASLPAISIDEDDFDDPSRSGCCDVNENLKGSNKVLLKGMGYAEFEGWVQSNGYRPAQALMLWKRLYGLDIWAHSIDELDGLNKNFKKMLSEHAEFKALSLREILTASDGTRKILFTLDDGLVIETVVIPCDKGRNTVCVSSQVGCAMNCQFCYTGRMGLRRHLTAAEIVEQAVFARRLLSSEVGPITNVVFMGMGEPLQNIENVIKAANIMVHDQGLHFSPRKVTISTSGLVPQLKRFLHESNCALAVSLNATTDEVRNWIMPINRKYKLNLLLGTLREELRCRHNYKVLFEYVMLAGVNDSVEDAKRLINLVQGIPCKINLISFNPHSGSQFKPTSEEKMVRFRNVLAEAGCIVFLRLSRGDDQMAACGQLGNPGETKPPMLRVPPQFRTAVEASI
- the LOC131143691 gene encoding uncharacterized protein LOC131143691 isoform X2: MEMGCFWIRRLWMGTSSMLLLKPSMAAAAASCATFNVTSLPSTKARTLISLVSSRHRSSSRFASSSASLPAISIDEDDFDDPSRSGCCDVNENLKGSNKVLLKGMGYAEFEGWVQSNGYRPAQALMLWKRLYGLDIWAHSIDELDGLNKNFKKMLSEHAEFKALSLREILTASDGTRKILFTLDDGLVIETVVIPCDKGRNTVCVSSQVGCAMNCQFCYTGRMGLRRHLTAAEIVEQAVFARRLLSSEVGPITNVVFMGMGEPLQNIENVIKAANIMVHDQGLHFSPRKVTISTSGLVPQLKRFLHESNCALAVSLNATTDEVRNWIMPINRKYKLNLLLGTLREELRCRHNYKVLFEYVMLAGVNDSLLSQKTPPPVASNTSTTINI